Genomic segment of Panicum virgatum strain AP13 chromosome 2K, P.virgatum_v5, whole genome shotgun sequence:
CTAAGTGCAACGTGTTCAGAACATGATCTTTGCCTGTGTGCTATTGCTTGTCCTTTTGCACCAATATCCGTTCGTGATAAGATGTGCTCCACATATGCCGATAATGCTGGATCCGCAACGATTTTGGTAGTGATGATTTTGTATACATGCTAATTATAATTGTAAGAAcagcccaatttgatactattttaaatgaatcgccggtcattatcatctaGATGAAAGTTAACACGTACTGGCCGGAGAGCTTGCCACGTGTTAtctcacatctagagacacgaataaccgacacatCATCCGTCCAAAATaacatcaaatccggtagtcccggtacgtgtttgcTATATGCCCAGAattaagcacacgtaccgttATACAATCGCATACACAGTGCCGATAAACCACAAGAGCAGTTTTACAAAACCAAAGTTCAATACAGGTTCGATATAGGAGGGTTCAAACTAACTTCCATTACAAGTCTTGGGCTTACGAaagccatattaaacagaaacttaaagtttattgcatttacatgctctcacggagcTGGACTACAATAAAGACATACTAAgataatgatgccttgctcaaggacatcatcacagcCACAATGTCCTACTCCGCATTTGGATCAgtggggtagaagtggccgaacaccacttccggctcacctgcaactaggtttagaaagcaacctaagtacaaaggtactcgcaagacttacgcaaatagttaaacaaggatcatgcacaGGCTCAACAAATGAGGCTTTAAGGTTAAATAATTATTGCATAGGCATAAGCTCTCTAACTTAACACCTAGCAGCATTAATTATTGTTGTCCAACCCCAGATAATTTTAGTTGGTTAAAGGCATAATATGAAATATAAATGATCATAGATGTGACATGAACCAAAGCCAACCATACCGAAACTCTCTACGAGgaattcgacgaaccaagagTTTGCTCATAATCGAGAGCGCAGTAATTCGAATTGATtcaaaccttgcaagggtgtactactttacccacacgacgcgaggaccatgcggctcacccaaccgatcacgtcgggcaagggggtactcacgtcaaccgtttcCAACCAGGCTCGACCATTGAACTTTGTAAGGaccaccggggtgtccgaccctagagggggagggggtgaatagggtcgccaatcgctttttaacctagggctcaaactacttgcataagataaacctaacacgtcctacacatgttagttatgactaaggtttatctatgctactctctacttacccctaaatgacttgcaacctagccaatcctaatcaaaccaactaggaaagtaaaggtatgcaagatagagtaaatgcggaatcgtaatacggtaagtaaagaggtaagtgcaagagggatgcaaactcccgattagacacggtcatgtaacgtggttcggcacaaacgcctacgtccacgggacaccgaggctcttccgatcaccgtcttgcactacgccaccgaggcgatgccggcaagcaaaggcgagtgcccacaagacaccgagtctcgtgcaccgccaccgtctctctcggtcacccggccgaagtCCACTacagagcttctccaccaaggagggggtctcctcttcccccgcacaaagtgtcgttgccattCCACACCAAgatggagggtcacacgacggatcacaagttgcttgccgcagcaaggctttcactcaagctagttctctcaagaactaagcctaaacaagcactaagcactctcacaagtgtgcttaagcctatatgatataCAATGAAgcactatggtggttggagatgatctttggctcttgtattcttccttggtctccagcactctcaaatgagccgtggggtggcatatatatagcccacacaccccaaactagccattgggaaaaggctgacgaaatcccttaacgccggttaaaccgacgctcagttcttgtcatcaccggtttaaccggtgagtgtattttcccagcaactagccgttacaatctTCTAACGGCTattgatcaatcgaccgacgctctcaaaactaacgtcggtttaactggtgagtgcAAAGTTCAGaacccccgaaaaatggagtctctggacaactgcaccgacgctcactttTTCTTTATCGTTGATTTAACCGGTGTCTCTGAGTCTGTCTTCACTtcaagtcattgcaccgacgagttgtcttcatgcatcgtcggttcatccggcgcaAAACCCTAGTCTCAgctttctgggtccattgcaccgatgagtacaatttgcctaacgtcggtttaaccggtgcctaacgtcggtttaaccggtgcctagcGGAACCCccataggggcggcccttcgggccttgctacgcctatcctctctttgtcatcacttgaacctaaaaacctgggaatgttcatcttaacaatcatattagtccaagtgttgtgtgtgtcatcaatcgacaaaacattatattgaaatatggcatgagaggccattttcgctacaaacttcacacctagcttacgcggAGAGTTATTTAGGTCCACCGGGGACACTCCTAAGCGTCTCTACATAGccccttggccacgtatctaggactgcgcATCAAAGGTCAAGtcaagaaggtaattggctcatccataccattatattggatatgtggtagcacgaaaagTTGCTCAAAGCCGATGacatccacggacggtcctttAATGattcaagcggactatgcccaagTGACTtcttctctaggccctaccattccgctcgaatctcgatactaccactCCAACATTACCTCAACGAACCAGTGTAATCAAGGATTATTGGTAAGTGCGATACTCCAAAACATTCCTTCCTAGCAAGCGATATAAGTATTCTAAgtagggctaagcatctagtcaagttaaatAATTAATTGACTAACAAGTGTCAAGAACAGggataacaattcaaggaaggtaATGCAGGAAACTAGGTACAAGAATACAAGACATATGTactatataacccaacattacccggtgagataactaAATAACTCAAattaaataggagcaaggaatcatgcttagctgcttgccttggttagcttcgggctcgaccacgaattggactccgggttcaggctcaacgaactcggtgggctccacgggttcgacatCCGACGGttcagtcactataatgcatgaatgcgatgcaagaattaagaaatgaacttatACAGgaagcataaatcatggaatAATTTGAGCATGCAGAACATTACAAAGAGCTCATGAAACTTGGATTTGcatcaaaagcattttcctagaattaatcataaatatattaagTTTTAGCTATTTCAAACAAGATAAATCAGAAAAGCCATGCAAACGTAACTAAAAAaaccaagaaaattatcatagatactaggcatgaatACAAAGTtaacaaaactagtttcacCATTTTgtcactttccagcaaaaagtttcactttaaaccattttcagacagAGCATAAGAAATTACACTAACGCCTCAACAAACAGCAGGGAAATATACAAGCAAGTTGCACCACTAGAAACTACACTTCACAAGGAGAAtagcaaaatttggtttggcatttttagagcaatatacaaataactaagcatttTAATCACTTTTgtaagataaaactatagaaaAATCTACATCAAGAAAACATACAAAACAACATTTTTCCTGAGTATATCTAAGCTAAAGGAATCCAAAAAAATaagttttactttttttttgagctatacacgaatttctatggattttacAAAATTACTGCTCAACACAAAACCCTGAAAACGCTAGATGCACCCAGATCTAGCCAGCACAGAGGCTGACTCGTGGACCCCATGGGTCAGCGGCCcacccaggccgggtcaaggcaaggcCGAGGCCTTGACCGCGGCGTGGGTGCGGCCACGGCGCAGCCCACGCGCGCGCGGTGCGACacgcgcgacgcggcggcgccggcggacgaCGGCGCGACAGAGGCGGGGCCGGAACGGGCcaggggaggcgcgcacggggTGGAGGCGATGGCGGTGGACCTCACCGGCGATTGAACGGGCGGAGAACGGCGACGAGGTGGCGTCCTGgcggaggaaggcggcggcggacgacggcgctcgTCGGGGAGGCCctgcgggaggggagggagccggGTGAGGGCCGGAATCGAaggagcagagggaggagaAGCTGCTCCCGCGAGGaatcggcgaggggctcaccgagggcggcaaaccgcggcggcgacggagctcaggcggcggcggcaatggaggatTTGGGGGCAaatgaggctagggtttggggggacGTGGAGGATAAGGCTGTGGCTGGGTCGCGGATAAGGACGCGCACGCGGTGCACGAGGATGGCCGACGTGTGGCGCGCCGAGGCAGTGCAGGTCTgcagggaggaggagaagggtgaGGATGACAGGTGAGCCCGGacgaggaaaagaaagaaatcaAGTTTGAAATTCGAAACGAAGGTGTTCCCGGGctcaaaaattcaccaaatttttacTAGAGATAGATAAAATCACCAAGAACACAATGCAACAAGAATCACTCAAAAAACTTTTGTAATTTGATCGCAGAAAAAAGAATAAAGAGACTGTTTTTGAAATTTCATAGAATTTCGTGGCTCTGTTCAAAAGTCATAAAATcctgaaaaaatatttttaaatcaaaatttgaaatctagtatttaaataaaatttttggggGCCAAGTTGcataataaaatttgaattttcttGACAAGCACATAATCATACATAcacaaaattgaattcaaaacaagacacacatgcacatgatgcTCCTTTATGCCTAAATGATGCTCATGATGATGTGGTTAACATGTTAATcatgtttaaaattttcaagTGGTGACAATAATCCGCAATGATTTTGGCAGTGATGATTTTGTACATATGCTTATTATAAATTCGTGAACAGGCTATTTCGAATTTATAACAGAAGTCGACGCTAGGCTACACGACGCGCATCAGAGTTTGAACTCGttactctcaaaaaaaaaaattgaactcgTTTCGGCTTCCGGCCCAAACAATACGTAACCTAACAGGAGCCCAGTAAGAACAACTCCAATCTCAGCCAAGGCCCAAGACTCCGCAGCACAACGCCACGCCGGTGAGGTTGTAGAGGAGACCGGAGGggaggcgccgcggcggcgatggcgagcggcgacCGGGAGCGGGACGTCGAGGAGGAGACGCGGAACCAGATGATGCAGAACCTCTTCGGCGACCAgtcggaggacgaggaggaagcggacgacgacgacgatgacgtcGTCGAGGTCGTCGGCGAGGACCACCGCCCCCAGctccagcagccgcagcagcagcgacaCCCGGTGCtggacgacgacgtcgacgacgaggaggacgacgacgcccGCAGCCACGCCCACGCCCGCTCCGGCGGCTACCACTCCGTAAGCCCGCCCAGCTCCCAATCTGGAGTATTTCCCTTGCCCCCGTCATTCTGATTCTCCCTTGCTGCTTCCCGTCGGACCGAGTGGGCTAGGGCTTAGGTTTTGGGATTGTTCAGGTTGGGAGCCTCGCGGTTGGGGATGCAATGGTTTGGGGAAGGCGGATTTCTTGGAATTTTGCAGGGAAAATTGGAGGCACACTTGATTTTTGACTTTTTGTTAGTGGATGCAGAGAAACATAGATGAATCCATGAATTTATTTGCCTCATTTCGACTTCAAGCCCAGTCCTGTCTACCATTAAATCCAACTTAAACATCATGGTAACACTACGGGAAGAAATCCAATATGAAAATTACATAGCTCTAAACCTATATACATTTCTGGAATGAACAACACTGAACCTATCTAGTGTGAATTTGGGCCACTGTGCTCTGCTAGTGCCACCAAAGAGTTCAAGATTGGCTCATGCAATTTTCCTTCTGTCATCCTTACATACTGATCTGACCTTCTAATACTGTGCACTCAAAGGAAAGCTGTCCGATTTGACACTTAATATTGATGGATTTATGCAGGAAGAAGTGGATGGTGAGGCAGAGAATGGAGGGGAAGGTGAAGGCGAAAGTGAGGGGCAAATTGgaatggaagaggaaagtgaAGGTGAAGCTCATCGGGCAGATCTTGATCAAGCAGAAAGTGACGGGGACAGGGTCCAGAGCTCCCCAGAAAGAGAACTCGATGACCAAAGGATGGGACCTGATGCAAGAGGAATGGATAGTGAAGATGAAGGCTACCAGCGAAGGACAGTATCTAGAAGAAGGGGAGTTGTTGCCTCTGAATCTGAGGGTTCTGAAGACAATTACTATGCTGATGGAGGTCAAGAAGATGAGGAAGCTCACCAAACAAGGAAACCAAGGTTAAGGAAAAACAAAATGCTGCATATCAAACTATAATTTAGTATATTGTTAAGCTTTACAGTTTTGAGTAGTCAATTCAATGGTTTATTAAATGTTTAGTTATTTTGGCATTGACATTATCAACACATTCTTCTCTTATTTTGATCCTTTATCATGTAGCTTGTGGCAGTAATAGTTTTATTGTGCAGTTCCCCAATGGAGGAAGAAAGAGATCAGGAAGTAGTTCGCGATGTGTTTGGTGATAGTGATGAAGATGAACCGGCTCCATATGGTGCACGCCATGAAATTGATGAAGATTCCCATGTAAGATGCTAAGATTTCGTTATCATGTTGGGCCCCCTTTCCCCCAATTTTATGTGAGAAGTAGGATTAATTgccttaaaaaataaaaaatgtcttGCAGAATCCTTCGTCAGGTTTACCCTAGaagttttcttcttttttaagaaaaatttcTGCTCAAAATTATATGGCTCTAAATTGTTTTGTCGGCTGTGTAGCATGTTAGTTCTAGCTGAAAATCCACACAAGTTACCGCGTAGACTGTAGAGAATAAACTCAGTAAATTGGCCCTTTTATCTTCCTTTCACGCTTGCATATATAAATCTGAGATTTTTAAGTCGTCCGTGTGAACATTTTTTTGCTGGCACTTGATTTGTCCAAAGTCTGAACGGAAGCTATTTTTTAGCTTCATGTCTTGCATGTGTTCTACTGAAATCCATTGCTGCAGTCAGTTTGAAAAATGTTCACTTCCATTGCCTGTTATCCTTTTTGATAGCCTTTTTTCAAATTCCTGCTGTGCTCATTAAAattcttcttccttttcttttgtagaGATCGCCTATGGAGGATGAAGGACAGTATGAGAAGGACATGCAACCAGATGATGTAGTGGCTGATGAAGATATGCAATATGAATCTGATGAAAATCATGAACTGAAACCAGAAGAGAAACCGGTTGGTCCACCGCTGGATTTGGTAGTTCCATTTAGGCAACCACCAGCTCGACCCGACAAAGTGAGTGAGTTATTGCCATGCGATGATACATTTAAGCCATACTCCGTATATTTGGCCACATCATTGCTGTCCTTTTCTGATGAGACAATTCAATGTTCTTCATTGTGTGATGTTTATTGATTGTCATTCTCAATTTGAAATTTTCGTGTTTTTGAAGCATGCAGTTTAGTAGCATTTTTAATGAATTTATAAGGTCACTTGTGTATTTGCCTTCGTTACGCCAAAGAATTTAATGTCGTTTAATACCACGTCATGTTTTTCTTGCTGTATATATCCATTATTACATTGGTCAATATTCCTTAATATCTACAATTTTACTGTCTTTTTCTTGTTTCGTTGATGATGTTCTCCATTTACATCTTACTATCTGGCTAGTGCAACACAACCAAAGAAGTGTGGAGCTAAACACTGTGCTTATGCTTAGCCAAGAAAGCATGTATCTGGTTGCTGTTCTTTTATGTTAAATCTGATAATTTAGCAAACATGTCCCctttcaaacttttcatgctTCGCTAGGATTTTTATGATCCATGGTCAAAGGTTTGCACCTCTGTAGCTTTTCACATAGGCAATTATTGACTGTTCTCCTATTTTGTAGATGAATGTGATCAAGGTATCAAATATTATGGGGATTAACCCTAAACCCTTTGATCCAAAAACATATGTGGAAGAAGATGTTTTTGTCACAGATGAATCTGGGACTAAGAAAAGGATACGGCTAGAGGACAATATTGTGCGGTGGAGAAATGTTAGGAACGCGGATGGCAGTACATCTGTAAGTTAAATGTTGTCCATTTATCCATGAGGCTAGGAACTTACTAGCTACTGATGATGCTTGGCTTCtctgtgtttgtgtttttgcaatttttttggtAGTACATATATGCTTGGGCGGGTTGTATTGATGATTATGTGTTTATGTGTAGATAAATTTCTCCGTTGATGCTTTCTGTGGTTTCATTTCTTTTTACTCTGGTTGCTGAAGCTTTGAACATTTTAATTATTACAGTGTGAAAGCAACGCACGCTTTGTAAAATGGAAAGATGGAAGTATGCAGCTTCTGATTGGCAATGAAGTTCTTGATATATCTGTACATGATGCCCATCATGACCAGTCCCATCTGTTTTTGAGGAATGGGAAGGTAAATAAGTCCTTTACAGCTCTTTTATCAATCATCAATGATTAAGTTTCATTGACATTATTAATTTTGAACTTCAATGCAGGGAATTCTACAATCGCAAGGAAGGCTTTTGCACAAAATGAGATTTATGCCATCTTCCTTGTCTTCAAAGTCGCATCGCTTATTAACTGCTCTGGTTGATTCTCAGAATAAAAAAACTGTTAAGATGCGAAAATGGTTTGAGACTAAGGATCCTGAGAAAGTGAAACAGGAAAATGAAAGGGTAACTAAATCACCATCACTTTATCCACTGGACGTTATGTATGTGCATGACCTGTTTTTTCTGCCCATTTGAACTAAGATCCCTAGTTCAGGTGTGCATTACCTGTGTTATGCTTCTCCTGCCCATGGTATAAACCTACTGATTTTTCAATTACAAAGTTTTTTTCTGAAGTTTGCCATATATAGTTTTCTATGTCAGTTCACGTCTCTCTCACCTGCTTAATGAGGGGCCTAAAAGTTCTATTAGTTTCACTATGTTATTAGTGTTATGATAATTTAGTGTGACATGCTCAAACTAGTATCTCAAATAAAAGTTGCATCATGCAAAGACATTGATTAAGGCACAaaaattactccctccattccaaattgtaggtcttTTTGGCTTTTCTCGATATATGATTTTtcctatgtatctagacataacaTATATTTAGGTGCGTAGCAAAtgttatgtatctagaaaagccaaaacgatcGATAATTTAGATTGAAGTAAGTATGCCGTCAATTTAATGATGACACTCAAGtcttgtttcttgctgttctggTATTCCTTTTTCCCCCCCAAAACTGATTTCATAAGCATTTGGGCAGATGCTGTCCTTTCTACTGATACAGTAATTGTGCAGGCTAGGGGCCAAAATATACGGGCCCATTCAATTCTTCAACGCAAAAGAGAAAATGTGAACCGCAAGTACACACAACCTGCCCGACCAAGGCGGCAGCTTTCTCCAGGGTTCTTGGAAGATGCTTTAGATGAGGTTGATTCCTTGTTGTTTAGCTGCTTTTTTTTCCTGCCAATTAGATAGTATTGTTATTATTAGCTATTGCCATATGCACATCAACTACTGTTGCAACTTCCACTCCTGTTAGGTTCATCTACCCAGTCATCACCAAAAAGGAAAGAgtggaaaaaggaaaatgaaaaaaaaagtttggttgAGTGAAAACAAGTTTGTGATGCAGTTTTCCCTTGTTGAGACTTTTTAGGTGCAGTTGAATTCAGGAAACATAGCAAGTGGACAAATGCCTAATTACTGTTtttctgtttttcctttttacCGTAACCGAACTTTTTTCTGAGCTACCATGTGAATATGCCTATGCCACACTTAATATGTTTCATTTACAACAAAATAAGTGTAAACTGGCTGAAGCTTAGTCCAGCTGTCTTTAATGATGAGATATTTTTTCATTTGTGTATTATGATGTGTTACTCAACTCTTGGGGTTACCCCTTGTTGAATGGATACATGCAGAATTGGGCTACATGATAATCTTACCCTGTTATTGTTGCTTATGTTTTGTTAGGATTTAAaattttagatacatatttGAATAGCTGGTCTTTAGATATAATAAAGAGCTGTGCTGTGCTGATTTACAACTTTGCCCCAATAGATTGTTCTTGGATCTGGCAAGATCACAAACATGATTGTTCTGACAGCTCTGAGAAACTGCCTTGTTTTTGGGATATTAATGATGTTATGTTGCATCTGTCCATTTACCATCACTATTAGCCCGGACAGTGCCAAGTATTGA
This window contains:
- the LOC120660155 gene encoding protein LEO1 homolog; protein product: MASGDRERDVEEETRNQMMQNLFGDQSEDEEEADDDDDDVVEVVGEDHRPQLQQPQQQRHPVLDDDVDDEEDDDARSHAHARSGGYHSEEVDGEAENGGEGEGESEGQIGMEEESEGEAHRADLDQAESDGDRVQSSPERELDDQRMGPDARGMDSEDEGYQRRTVSRRRGVVASESEGSEDNYYADGGQEDEEAHQTRKPSSPMEEERDQEVVRDVFGDSDEDEPAPYGARHEIDEDSHRSPMEDEGQYEKDMQPDDVVADEDMQYESDENHELKPEEKPVGPPLDLVVPFRQPPARPDKMNVIKVSNIMGINPKPFDPKTYVEEDVFVTDESGTKKRIRLEDNIVRWRNVRNADGSTSCESNARFVKWKDGSMQLLIGNEVLDISVHDAHHDQSHLFLRNGKGILQSQGRLLHKMRFMPSSLSSKSHRLLTALVDSQNKKTVKMRKWFETKDPEKVKQENERARGQNIRAHSILQRKRENVNRKYTQPARPRRQLSPGFLEDALDEDEEPDYGSRRVPGRRRFEDELEAEALAERRIINAKKSNMSRNVPRKPSYAPARPPRRQADEYSESEREESEYETDGEDIEHSPTRGREDELDEEDEYEEDAEEEAPLSDEEMEAPKRKRESGGGSHRREELVSEEEEDDSPPRKQQAVHRRKAVVFDDSDED